A region from the Candidatus Methylacidiphilales bacterium genome encodes:
- a CDS encoding polymer-forming cytoskeletal protein, whose translation MAKEEDNKKRTIISRGIIVKGEIEGNEPLTIEGKVEGTISLQEHIHVAVDGEVNAQISTKSIVIAGSVSGNIKATERVELLACGSMIGDIQAPNVILSDGCIFRGKIDMDIDESKIEERRRSSASRMNANTSVNGIGAALSAGGTDTEGTARIHSEEKPKVTSTFLRQI comes from the coding sequence ATGGCCAAGGAAGAGGATAACAAAAAAAGAACAATCATCAGTCGTGGAATAATTGTTAAAGGTGAAATAGAGGGAAATGAACCTCTTACTATTGAGGGGAAAGTAGAAGGCACGATCAGCCTACAGGAGCATATTCACGTAGCCGTAGATGGTGAAGTTAATGCACAAATTAGCACAAAGAGCATTGTCATCGCGGGTTCTGTCAGTGGTAACATCAAAGCTACGGAAAGAGTCGAGCTTCTAGCTTGCGGATCGATGATCGGTGACATACAGGCTCCGAATGTCATCCTCAGTGATGGATGTATATTCCGCGGGAAGATCGATATGGACATCGATGAAAGCAAGATTGAAGAGCGCCGCCGTTCCTCAGCAAGTAGAATGAATGCAAACACAAGTGTCAATGGAATCGGAGCTGCATTAAGTGCCGGAGGAACTGACACTGAAGGAACAGCTCGAATTCACTCTGAGGAAAAGCCAAAAGTCACAAGCACGTTTCTACGACAGATTTAA